A single window of Anaerocolumna chitinilytica DNA harbors:
- a CDS encoding Ig-like domain-containing protein, whose product MNQIKRIAKMLSIVLILSMAVQLALPGFFTSTATAATIAISPKKLTLEVGKTKVLKVTGTKVKATWKSSDAKIATVSKTGLVTAKKAGKATITATVNKKAYTCSVTVKEKKANNPLVDAAPFKAQGVTSGNVSYIFPSSWNKYEGAASGLTQIFLSPETMTSSTDDQTPYILLYLADLAAPSDADTLAAYYKEFTADTIVSQFAQSGMDVTVNNFTLTNYATDLGIGYLTSFDYTYQGLTVKRNIYDIYTDKTLIKVMVSDPGKTTTPDLNQVTDYLLKTIQISK is encoded by the coding sequence ATGAACCAGATAAAAAGAATAGCAAAAATGCTTTCCATCGTATTAATACTTTCAATGGCAGTGCAACTGGCCCTTCCGGGTTTCTTCACTTCAACTGCTACAGCAGCAACTATTGCAATCTCACCTAAGAAATTAACCCTTGAGGTTGGTAAAACGAAAGTCTTAAAAGTAACAGGCACAAAAGTTAAAGCTACCTGGAAATCAAGTGATGCTAAAATTGCAACAGTAAGTAAGACAGGCCTTGTAACAGCTAAAAAAGCCGGTAAAGCTACTATTACCGCAACTGTTAACAAGAAAGCTTATACCTGCAGTGTTACTGTTAAGGAGAAAAAGGCAAACAATCCGCTTGTTGACGCCGCACCTTTTAAAGCACAAGGGGTTACTTCAGGAAATGTTTCTTACATTTTCCCGAGCAGTTGGAACAAATATGAGGGTGCAGCATCCGGTCTCACACAGATCTTTCTATCTCCCGAAACGATGACTTCATCAACCGATGATCAGACACCATATATTTTGCTCTACTTAGCTGATTTAGCTGCACCTAGTGATGCTGATACCTTAGCCGCTTATTACAAGGAGTTCACTGCGGATACAATTGTTTCCCAATTTGCTCAGTCCGGAATGGATGTTACCGTTAATAATTTTACACTTACAAACTATGCAACTGATTTAGGAATAGGTTATCTGACTTCATTTGACTATACTTATCAGGGTTTAACTGTAAAGCGTAATATTTATGATATCTATACTGATAAAACCTTAATTAAAGTTATGGTATCAGACCCGGGTAAAACAACAACACCTGATCTTAATCAGGTTACTGACTACCTCTTAAAGACCATCCAGATTTCGAAATAA